One region of Pogona vitticeps strain Pit_001003342236 chromosome 1, PviZW2.1, whole genome shotgun sequence genomic DNA includes:
- the RHOU gene encoding rho-related GTP-binding protein RhoU encodes MPPQQEGESGYISKPLPGEVPPVPPRRVRSSRAAAFGAALGGRCRAGGAGGGAGADPRRSLKCVLVGDGAVGKTSLVVSYTTNGYPTEYIPTAFDNFSAVVSVDGRPVRLQLCDTAGQDEFDKLRPLCYTNADIFLLCFSVMSPSSFQNVSEKWVPEIRCHCPKAPIILVGTQSDLREDVKVLIELDKCKEKPVAEETARLCAEEIKAASYIECSALTQKNLKEVFDAAIVAGIQYSDTQQQPKKSKSRTPDKMKNLSKSWWKKYCCFV; translated from the exons ATGCCGCCGCAACAAGAAGGAGAAAGCGGCTACATCAGCAAGCCGCTGCCGGGCGAGGTGCCGCCGGTGCCGCCGCGCCGGGTCCGCAGCAGCCGGGCAGCGGCGTTCGGGGCCGCTTTGGGCGGCCGCTGCCGGGCCGGCGGAGCTGGTGGGGGCGCGGGCGCCGACCCCCGGCGCAGCCTCAAGTGTGTGCTGGTGGGCGACGGCGCGGTGGGCAAGACCAGCCTGGTGGTGAGCTACACCACCAACGGCTACCCCACGGAGTATATCCCCACCGCCTTCGACAATTTTTCAG CGGTTGTATCTGTAGATGGCCGACCGGTGAGGCTCCAGCTTTGTGACACAGCTGGCCAG GATGAGTTTGACAAGCTTCGGCCACTTTGCTACACCAATGCAGACATCTTTTTGCTGTGCTTCAGTGTCATGAGTCCATCTTCCTTCCAGAATGTGAGTGAAAAGTGGGTCCCTGAAATCCGCTGCCACTGCCCCAAAGCACCGATTATCCTTGTCGGGACTCAGTCGGACCTCCGGGAGGACGTCAAAGTCCTCATTGAACTGgacaaatgcaaagagaagccGGTGGCGGAGGAGACGGCAAGGCTCTGTGCCGAGGAAATAAAAGCCGCCTCTTACATTGAGTGCTCCGCTCTGACTCAGAAAAACCTCAAAGAAGTCtttgatgcagccattgttgccggCATCCAGTACTCGGATACCCAACAGCAGCCAAAGAAATCAAAAAGCAGGACTCCGGACAAAATGAAAAACCTTTCCAAATCCTGGTGGAAGAAGTACTGCTGTTTTGTATAG